A single Suricata suricatta isolate VVHF042 chromosome 2, meerkat_22Aug2017_6uvM2_HiC, whole genome shotgun sequence DNA region contains:
- the LOC115281921 gene encoding LOW QUALITY PROTEIN: coiled-coil domain-containing protein 58-like (The sequence of the model RefSeq protein was modified relative to this genomic sequence to represent the inferred CDS: inserted 1 base in 1 codon) has protein sequence MAAPSGSVNCEEFAEFQELLKVMRTIDDRIVHELNTMVPTASFAGKIDASQTCKQLYESLMEAHASRDRVIKNCIVQTSAVVKHLREEREKNLDDLTLLKQLRKXTKLKWMQSELNVEEVVNDRSWKVFNERCRIHFKPPKNE, from the exons ATGGCGGCACCCAGTGGCAGTGTGAACTGTGAGGAGTTCGCCGAGTTCCAGGAATTACTCAAGGTGATGAGGACGATTGATGACAGAATAGTACATGAATTAAACACTATGGTTCCAACAGCTTCCTTTGCAGGGAAAATTGATGCAAGCCAAACCTGTAAACAACTTTATGAGTCATTGATGGAAGCCCATGCCAGCAGAGACAGAGTCATAAAAAACTGTATAGTTCAGACCTCAGCAGTAGTAAAACACCTccgagaagagagagaaaagaatttggatgatttaacattattaaagcaacttagaa gaacaaagttgaaatgGATGCAGTCAGAATTGAACGTTGAAGAAGTTGTAAATGACAGGAGCTGGAAGGTGTTTAATGAACGCTGCCGAATTCACTTCAAGCCtccaaagaatgaataa